The DNA region ACTGCAGACCCTTTGGTGATGAGTACCCGAGGGCGCATATTCATCACGCGCATTATAGGCAGAAAAGTAGTGCCAACCTGTGTGGATGCACCGCCAGCTTTCTGTACAACCTTTCCTAAGGTGCAGTCTCAGACTAGAGCTGTCGCTGGTGCTGCAGCGCTCACAAGCAAAGTATGGTCTTGCGCCGCAGGATGGAACGGTAGTGGCACTTGCACTTTTGTTCCAGGGAGCGCTAGTGCCACTATTCCGATGACACTCAGTGACGGTGAGGAAGTTTATGCAGTAGAAACGCTTTATGACTATAACGTGATCGTCAATTATGTGATGCAAACAGGACCGAAACTTTATTCGCTGACGGTGCTGTAACACACGGCCAGCTGTAGGAGGTAATATGAAACGCTATTATCCACATGATAACAAAGGTCAAGTTGCGATTATTGTCGCGATGGCGCTTGTTGTGCTGATTGGTATGGTTGGTCTTGCGGTAGATTCAGGTCGTGGCTATGGTGTAAAAGCTAAGCTAAGTGCTGCTGTGGATGCTGCTGCGATTGCAGCAGCAAGAGGTTTAACCGTAGGCGATGATGATGCCGAGCGTATCGCTAATGCACAAGTCGCCGCACAAAAATTCTTTAATGGTAATTTCCCCAATGATTACTTGGGCTCAACACCTACATCACTTAGTACCACGGCTGTGCATAAAAGCGACGGTTACTGG from Methylotenera sp. L2L1 includes:
- a CDS encoding TadE/TadG family type IV pilus assembly protein, yielding MIHYSSYKIKIVSHGQSLIELAILLPLLLMLVFGVIDYARAIQFNNILVAMSREGANLASRTSALPQDIIRALNVTADPLVMSTRGRIFITRIIGRKVVPTCVDAPPAFCTTFPKVQSQTRAVAGAAALTSKVWSCAAGWNGSGTCTFVPGSASATIPMTLSDGEEVYAVETLYDYNVIVNYVMQTGPKLYSLTVL